From one Nitrospirota bacterium genomic stretch:
- a CDS encoding HIT domain-containing protein, translated as MRELRKDPLLGRWVVIMNYSLKPEAYVRAITRRAEEKTSCIFCSGRETETPTEITAIRADGSQPNTPNWSVRVIPNPKPILHIEGDLERKGIGMYDKMNSIGANEIIIETPEHMTPAEDLGVEQTKRVLALYKRRISDLEKDPRIRYVFICKNSGRGAGAMFSHPHSEVVATPIIPKLIKEELDSAKSYYSYKERCIFCDIMAEELRMAERIISESRHFVAFCPYAPKSPFEFWIMPKRHRCAFQDITDEEMEDLGSLMTTLLRKMRLVLNEPAFHYVLHTAPNRIPRRDHWHTLGDDFHWHIEVTPRLVRASGFELGSDFYVLTTSPEDAAKYIKEA; from the coding sequence ATGCGAGAATTAAGAAAAGACCCTTTATTAGGCAGATGGGTAGTCATCATGAACTACTCCTTAAAGCCCGAGGCGTATGTAAGGGCAATCACTCGCAGGGCAGAAGAAAAAACATCCTGTATCTTCTGCTCAGGTCGGGAAACAGAGACACCGACTGAGATTACAGCTATCAGGGCAGATGGCAGTCAGCCTAACACGCCTAACTGGTCTGTTAGGGTGATTCCAAACCCAAAGCCAATACTTCACATCGAGGGAGACTTAGAAAGAAAAGGTATCGGCATGTATGACAAGATGAACAGCATTGGTGCAAACGAGATAATAATCGAGACCCCAGAACATATGACACCTGCCGAGGATTTAGGAGTGGAGCAGACAAAAAGAGTCCTTGCGCTTTATAAAAGAAGGATTTCGGACCTTGAAAAGGACCCAAGGATAAGGTATGTGTTTATCTGTAAGAACTCAGGCAGGGGCGCAGGTGCTATGTTCAGTCACCCGCATTCAGAAGTAGTTGCAACACCTATCATACCAAAGCTCATAAAAGAAGAACTGGACAGTGCCAAAAGCTATTACTCCTATAAAGAGAGGTGCATATTCTGCGATATAATGGCTGAAGAGCTTAGAATGGCTGAAAGGATTATATCTGAGAGTAGGCACTTCGTAGCATTCTGCCCTTATGCCCCAAAGTCTCCTTTTGAGTTCTGGATAATGCCAAAAAGACACAGGTGCGCATTTCAGGACATAACAGATGAGGAGATGGAAGACTTGGGCTCGCTCATGACAACGCTCTTAAGGAAGATGCGGCTCGTTCTCAACGAGCCTGCCTTTCACTATGTCCTTCATACAGCACCAAATAGGATTCCAAGGAGAGACCACTGGCATACTTTGGGAGATGACTTTCACTGGCATATAGAGGTAACGCCAAGATTAGTAAGGGCATCGGGTTTTGAATTGGGCTCGGACTTCTATGTCCTGACAACCAGTCCCGAGGATGCCGCAAAATACATAAAGGAGGCTTAA
- a CDS encoding transposase codes for MGKRYRKMERKVNGKIREIREGRVVFELPLPVAEVLSGIPEAVERMSREAGLMVVSTLLEDECERIAGQKNSRNPLRTANWWGGDLRPVYFDRQKVVIERPRLRGRDNKEIPLSTYEAFRDPQGMRRQVMKNLVLGISSRNYEEAVESVIKGYGIKKSSVSRHFVEATAEQMREFMERDLSGLDLCAIFIDGIEFKGNLLVVALGLDVKGKKHVLCLWHGATENAEVCKMLLEDMARRGMDMTRDYLFVLDGSKAPRSALWGF; via the coding sequence ATGGGAAAAAGATACCGCAAAATGGAGAGAAAAGTAAACGGCAAAATAAGGGAGATAAGGGAGGGCAGGGTTGTGTTTGAGCTGCCGTTGCCGGTGGCCGAGGTTCTTTCGGGCATTCCGGAGGCGGTAGAGCGCATGTCGCGGGAGGCAGGGCTTATGGTGGTCTCCACCTTGCTTGAAGACGAGTGCGAGCGCATAGCCGGGCAGAAGAACAGCAGGAACCCGCTAAGGACGGCCAACTGGTGGGGCGGCGATCTTCGCCCCGTGTATTTCGACAGACAGAAGGTCGTGATAGAACGGCCCCGCTTACGAGGCAGGGACAACAAGGAGATTCCTCTAAGCACATATGAGGCTTTCAGGGACCCGCAGGGCATGAGGCGACAGGTGATGAAGAACCTTGTCCTCGGCATATCGAGCAGGAACTACGAAGAGGCGGTGGAGTCGGTTATCAAGGGCTATGGGATAAAGAAGTCCAGCGTAAGCAGGCATTTCGTCGAGGCCACGGCGGAGCAGATGAGGGAGTTCATGGAGAGGGACCTCTCCGGGCTTGATCTCTGTGCGATATTCATAGACGGCATAGAGTTTAAAGGTAACCTGCTTGTCGTGGCTCTGGGATTGGATGTGAAAGGAAAGAAGCACGTACTCTGCCTTTGGCATGGGGCCACGGAGAACGCCGAGGTCTGCAAGATGCTCCTTGAGGACATGGCAAGACGCGGCATGGACATGACGAGGGACTACCTCTTTGTGCTGGACGGCTCGAAGGCCCCGCGCTCAGCGTTATGGGGCTTTTGA